The following are encoded in a window of Kitasatospora fiedleri genomic DNA:
- a CDS encoding PhoH family protein encodes MTDTPQTRTDGQRRPDEASTSTRIVIPEKHPMVTLLGAADSLLRVIEQGFPGADIHVRGNEVTATGSPAEVALVKQLFTEMMLVLRTGQPLTEDAVERSITMLRSAAEDPASPAPSEVFTANILSNRGRTIRPKTVNQQRYVEAIDKHTIVFGLGPAGTGKTYLAMAKAVQALQAKEVNRIILTRPAVEAGERLGFLPGTLYEKIDPYLRPLYDALHDMMDPDSIPRLMAAGTIEVAPLAYMRGRTLNDAFIILDEAQNTSPEQMKMFLTRLGFNSRVVVTGDTSQIDLPGGTRSGLKVVQEILADVPDIHFSVLTSTDVVRHKLVGRIVDAYERWDARQEAEESGDRKPAPRRGARAPRQSHRTES; translated from the coding sequence ATGACTGACACACCGCAGACCCGAACCGACGGACAGCGGCGCCCCGACGAGGCGTCCACCAGCACCCGGATCGTCATTCCGGAGAAGCACCCGATGGTCACCCTGCTGGGTGCCGCCGACTCGCTCCTGCGGGTGATCGAGCAGGGCTTCCCGGGTGCCGACATCCACGTCCGCGGAAACGAGGTGACGGCCACCGGCTCGCCCGCCGAGGTCGCGCTCGTCAAGCAGCTCTTCACCGAGATGATGCTGGTGCTGCGCACCGGCCAACCCCTGACGGAGGACGCCGTGGAGCGCTCCATCACCATGCTCAGGAGTGCCGCCGAGGACCCGGCCAGCCCGGCCCCGTCCGAGGTGTTCACGGCGAACATCCTGTCCAACCGGGGCCGCACCATCCGCCCCAAGACGGTCAACCAGCAGCGCTACGTCGAGGCGATCGACAAGCACACCATCGTCTTCGGCCTCGGCCCGGCCGGCACCGGCAAGACCTACCTGGCGATGGCCAAGGCCGTCCAGGCGCTGCAGGCCAAGGAGGTCAACCGGATCATCCTGACCCGGCCGGCCGTCGAGGCGGGGGAGCGGCTGGGCTTCCTGCCCGGCACCCTCTACGAGAAGATCGACCCGTACCTGCGCCCGCTGTACGACGCGCTGCACGACATGATGGACCCGGACTCGATCCCCCGGCTGATGGCGGCCGGCACCATCGAGGTGGCCCCGCTGGCGTACATGCGCGGACGCACCCTGAACGACGCCTTCATCATCCTCGACGAGGCGCAGAACACCTCGCCCGAGCAGATGAAGATGTTCCTGACCCGCCTGGGCTTCAACTCCCGGGTGGTCGTGACCGGCGACACCAGCCAGATCGACCTGCCGGGCGGCACCCGCTCCGGCCTCAAGGTCGTCCAGGAGATCCTCGCCGACGTGCCCGACATCCACTTCTCGGTGCTGACCAGCACCGACGTGGTGCGGCACAAGCTGGTCGGCCGCATCGTGGATGCGTACGAACGCTGGGACGCCCGGCAGGAGGCCGAGGAGTCCGGCGACCGCAAACCCGCCCCGCGGCGGGGTGCCCGGGCACCCCGCCAGTCCCATCGCACCGAAAGCTGA
- the ybeY gene encoding rRNA maturation RNase YbeY, with protein MSIDIANESGWDVDEESILDVARYALDQMRIHPQSELSVILYDSESMAELHVQWMDLPGPTDVMSFPMDELRPGKEGEDLPEGLLGDIVLCPEVAKEQGLAAPTKHSMDEELQLLTVHGVLHVLGYDHEEPDEEREMFALQKRILDDWRAGRGLSGLSPAPTVH; from the coding sequence ATGTCGATCGACATCGCCAACGAGTCCGGGTGGGACGTCGACGAGGAGTCCATCCTCGACGTCGCCCGCTACGCCCTCGACCAGATGCGGATCCATCCGCAGTCCGAGCTCTCCGTGATCCTCTACGACAGCGAGTCGATGGCGGAGCTGCACGTCCAGTGGATGGACCTGCCAGGACCGACCGACGTGATGTCCTTCCCGATGGACGAGCTGCGTCCGGGCAAGGAGGGCGAGGACCTGCCGGAGGGCCTGCTCGGCGACATCGTGCTCTGCCCCGAGGTGGCGAAGGAGCAGGGCCTGGCCGCCCCCACCAAGCACTCGATGGACGAGGAGCTGCAGCTGCTCACCGTCCACGGGGTGCTGCACGTGCTCGGCTACGACCACGAGGAGCCCGACGAGGAGCGCGAGATGTTCGCGCTGCAGAAGCGCATCCTGGACGACTGGCGGGCCGGCCGCGGCCTGTCCGGCCTGTCGCCCGCGCCGACCGTCCACTGA
- a CDS encoding hemolysin family protein produces MSGESTSFLIGALLLVVLGWLAACAEAGISRISRFRAEEAVRSGRRGSGRLLTLASDSIRYLNLATLIRVACEMAAAVLVTVVCVRGFQQTWQAVLVAFGVMVLVSFVAVGVSPRTIGRQHPLSTVTAASWVLLPLARILGPIPRLLILLGNALTPGKGYKEGPFASEAELRALVDLAEKDDLIEDEERRMVHSVFELGDTIVREVMVPRTDLVMIERHKTVRQTLTLALRSGFSRIPVVGDNEDDVVGIVYLKDLVRRTHINRDAESEQVDSVMRPAVFVPDSKPAADLLREMQQMRSHVAIVIDEYGGTAGLVTIEDILEEIVGEITDEYDREIAPVEDLGDGSYRITARLTVEDLGELFGIELDDEDVETVGGLLAKCLGRVPIPGSSCEVPVPEGSGLAAIGLTAESSAGRRNRIGTVVATPVRVAEESEERAEEAAS; encoded by the coding sequence GTGAGTGGTGAGAGTACGAGCTTCCTGATCGGGGCCCTGCTGCTGGTGGTGCTCGGCTGGCTGGCCGCGTGCGCCGAGGCGGGGATCTCCCGGATCTCCCGGTTCCGCGCCGAGGAGGCGGTCCGCTCCGGGCGGCGCGGCTCCGGCCGGCTGCTGACCCTGGCCTCGGACAGCATCCGCTACCTGAACCTGGCGACGCTGATCCGGGTGGCCTGCGAGATGGCCGCCGCGGTGCTGGTCACCGTGGTCTGCGTGCGCGGCTTCCAGCAGACCTGGCAGGCCGTGCTGGTGGCGTTCGGCGTGATGGTGCTGGTGTCCTTCGTGGCGGTCGGGGTCTCCCCGCGCACGATCGGCCGCCAGCACCCGCTGAGCACCGTCACCGCGGCCTCCTGGGTGCTGCTGCCGCTGGCCAGGATCCTCGGGCCGATCCCGCGGCTGCTGATCCTGCTGGGCAACGCGCTGACCCCCGGCAAGGGCTACAAGGAGGGCCCGTTCGCCTCCGAGGCCGAGCTGCGGGCCCTGGTCGACCTGGCCGAGAAGGACGACCTGATCGAGGACGAGGAGCGCCGGATGGTGCACTCGGTCTTCGAGCTGGGCGACACCATCGTGCGCGAGGTGATGGTGCCGCGCACCGACCTGGTGATGATCGAGCGGCACAAGACCGTCCGGCAGACCCTGACCCTGGCGCTGCGCTCCGGCTTCTCGCGGATTCCGGTGGTCGGCGACAACGAGGACGACGTGGTCGGCATCGTCTACCTCAAGGACCTGGTGCGCCGCACCCACATCAACCGGGACGCCGAGTCCGAGCAGGTCGACTCGGTGATGCGCCCGGCGGTCTTCGTCCCCGACTCCAAGCCGGCCGCCGACCTGCTGCGCGAGATGCAGCAGATGCGCTCGCACGTGGCGATCGTGATCGACGAGTACGGCGGCACCGCCGGGCTGGTCACCATCGAGGACATCCTGGAGGAGATCGTCGGCGAGATCACCGACGAGTACGACCGGGAGATCGCCCCGGTCGAGGACCTCGGCGACGGCTCGTACCGGATCACCGCCCGGCTCACCGTGGAGGACCTCGGCGAGCTGTTCGGCATCGAGCTGGACGACGAGGACGTGGAGACCGTCGGCGGGCTGCTGGCCAAGTGCCTGGGCCGGGTGCCGATCCCGGGCTCCTCGTGCGAGGTGCCGGTGCCGGAGGGCAGCGGGCTGGCCGCGATCGGCCTGACCGCGGAGAGCTCGGCCGGGCGCCGCAACCGGATCGGCACCGTGGTGGCCACCCCGGTGCGGGTCGCCGAGGAGAGCGAGGAGCGGGCCGAGGAGGCCGCCTCCTAG
- a CDS encoding HIT domain-containing protein, whose translation MAGEPQAGCVFCKIASGDIPATVVRRTERTLTFRDISPQAPTHLLVIPRVHHSNAAELAAAEPLIAAELLTEAGEAARGEGLESYRLIFNTGAEAGQTVFHAHVHVLGGKPLTEGLV comes from the coding sequence ATGGCCGGCGAACCGCAGGCGGGCTGTGTGTTCTGCAAGATCGCGTCGGGGGACATCCCGGCGACCGTGGTGCGCAGGACCGAACGGACGCTGACGTTCCGGGACATCAGCCCGCAGGCGCCCACGCACCTGCTGGTGATCCCGCGGGTGCACCACTCGAACGCGGCCGAACTCGCCGCCGCCGAGCCGCTGATCGCGGCCGAGCTGCTCACCGAGGCGGGCGAGGCGGCGCGCGGCGAGGGCCTGGAGTCGTACCGGCTGATCTTCAACACCGGTGCGGAGGCCGGGCAGACGGTCTTCCACGCGCACGTGCACGTGCTGGGCGGGAAGCCGCTCACCGAGGGACTGGTCTGA
- a CDS encoding ribonuclease Z: protein MSQRELVVLGTASQVPTRHRNHNGYLLRWDGEGLLFDPGEGTQRQMLLAGASATGITRIAVSHFHGDHCLGLPGVVQRINLDRVPHPVDAYYPASGQVFFERLRHASAYHPTAEIREHPIAGSGPLPAPGAPFALEAVRLSHPVESFGYRLTEPDGLRLRPERLRELGLRGPAVGVLQREGRVEVDGRTVTVEQVGEVRPGQRFAFVMDTRLCDGVAELAEGADLLVIESTFLDQDAALAEEHGHLTAAQAARVAAAAGVRRLVLTHFSQRYPDLAGHLAEAARHFDGEIVVAEDLARVPVPPRR, encoded by the coding sequence TTGTCGCAGCGTGAGCTCGTCGTCCTGGGCACCGCCAGCCAGGTGCCGACCCGGCACCGCAACCACAACGGGTACCTGCTGCGGTGGGACGGCGAGGGGCTGCTGTTCGACCCGGGGGAGGGCACCCAGCGGCAGATGCTGCTGGCCGGGGCGAGCGCCACCGGGATCACCCGGATCGCGGTCTCGCACTTCCACGGCGACCACTGCCTGGGCCTGCCCGGGGTGGTGCAGCGGATCAACCTGGACCGGGTGCCGCACCCGGTGGACGCGTACTACCCGGCGTCCGGGCAGGTGTTCTTCGAGCGGCTGCGGCACGCCAGCGCCTACCACCCGACGGCCGAGATCCGCGAGCACCCGATCGCCGGCTCAGGCCCGCTCCCCGCGCCGGGCGCGCCGTTCGCGCTGGAGGCGGTGCGGCTCTCGCACCCCGTGGAGTCGTTCGGCTACCGGCTGACCGAGCCGGACGGCCTCCGGCTGCGGCCCGAGCGGCTGCGCGAACTCGGCCTGCGGGGCCCCGCGGTGGGCGTGCTCCAGCGCGAGGGCCGGGTCGAGGTGGACGGGCGGACGGTGACCGTGGAGCAGGTCGGCGAGGTCCGGCCCGGACAGCGGTTCGCGTTCGTGATGGACACCCGGCTCTGCGACGGCGTGGCCGAACTCGCCGAGGGCGCCGACCTGTTGGTGATCGAGTCGACCTTCCTCGACCAGGACGCCGCGCTCGCCGAGGAGCACGGCCACCTGACCGCCGCCCAGGCCGCCCGGGTGGCCGCCGCGGCCGGGGTGCGGCGACTGGTGCTCACCCACTTCTCGCAGCGCTACCCCGACCTGGCCGGGCACCTCGCCGAGGCCGCCCGGCACTTCGACGGCGAGATCGTGGTCGCCGAGGACCTGGCCCGGGTCCCCGTCCCGCCGCGCCGTTGA